The following proteins are encoded in a genomic region of Bacillus sp. BGMRC 2118:
- a CDS encoding ATP-grasp domain-containing protein gives MQTIVFVGSNKSGTSRDALKLSEELGYFTVLLTDREKFLQQREEFYEVHQMIYVENLAEKETVMQEINKLQAQGKDIQGCMSLIDPFVHLAASITNELGLASLSTEALYLMEDKTRFREKMRDHPATPQFQVYRPDEKLTDWIEHNHFRLPMIIKSPVSNGSKDVFLIESKDKLKQGMRRLLTNFPDTPILIEEFINGPQYLVEVIVYNKEVNIVGIIQQEIEHLQRFIVTDYCFPALLSVEDYDSLKESVQSIVHSLGLQTGTCHLEIRLQDGEWKLIEINPRMSGGAMNRIIYEGVGIDLVKETLHLYLGKEPELQKQHQKFVYVKYLTVGTRGRLLKVTGKGRASKYEGVKDVYVKPRKGSILGPPSSMGDRYAYVLASAETPQKAKQIAMNAAKEIKFYLEPL, from the coding sequence ATGCAAACCATTGTTTTTGTTGGTAGTAACAAATCTGGAACAAGTAGAGATGCACTAAAGCTATCTGAGGAGCTTGGTTATTTCACTGTTTTACTTACAGATCGTGAAAAATTTCTTCAGCAGCGGGAAGAATTTTATGAAGTACATCAAATGATTTATGTAGAAAATTTAGCTGAAAAAGAAACGGTTATGCAAGAAATTAATAAGCTGCAGGCTCAAGGAAAAGATATTCAAGGATGTATGAGTCTTATCGATCCGTTTGTCCATTTGGCTGCGAGTATTACCAATGAATTAGGGCTGGCAAGCCTATCCACAGAGGCCCTTTATTTAATGGAAGACAAAACTCGCTTTAGAGAAAAGATGAGGGATCATCCAGCGACGCCACAATTTCAAGTGTATCGGCCGGATGAGAAGTTAACTGATTGGATTGAACATAATCACTTTAGATTACCGATGATAATAAAGTCCCCTGTATCAAACGGATCAAAAGATGTTTTCCTAATAGAATCAAAGGATAAGTTAAAGCAAGGAATGAGAAGGCTATTAACAAACTTTCCTGATACACCAATATTGATAGAAGAATTTATTAATGGTCCTCAATATTTAGTTGAAGTGATTGTATACAACAAAGAAGTTAATATTGTCGGTATTATTCAACAAGAAATTGAACATTTGCAACGGTTTATTGTGACTGATTATTGCTTTCCTGCACTTTTATCAGTGGAAGACTACGACTCTTTAAAAGAATCGGTTCAAAGCATTGTGCATTCATTAGGCTTACAGACTGGAACTTGTCATTTGGAAATACGATTACAAGATGGAGAATGGAAGTTAATTGAAATTAATCCTCGAATGTCGGGTGGTGCCATGAATCGAATTATTTATGAAGGAGTCGGCATTGACTTAGTAAAGGAGACACTTCATTTATATTTAGGCAAGGAACCAGAATTACAAAAACAGCACCAGAAATTTGTGTATGTGAAATATTTAACGGTAGGTACAAGGGGAAGATTGTTAAAGGTAACTGGGAAGGGACGTGCTTCAAAATACGAAGGAGTTAAAGATGTGTATGTAAAACCCCGAAAAGGGAGTATACTCGGACCACCGAGTTCAATGGGAGACCGTTACGCCTATGTTTTAGCCTCTGCTGAAACCCCGCAGAAAGCAAAGCAAATTGCAATGAATGCTGCGAAAGAAATAAAGTTTTACTTAGAACCTTTATAA
- a CDS encoding YheC/YheD family protein produces the protein MTLIGMLHYRLDPIHVRKAFACAAAAKMEGVQFIYFSYGAVDFENRSIKGWEYADGKWLQNDYPFPDVIINISGPKTDYQSKVRKQLKDMIPFTSHPVGNKMKVYRKVKKGETFAEYLIPSFKLKSLEKVKEKVTEYEKIVIKPYSGNKGKKVMFLESSQSNEYVLTTGEEKKTLNEEEVEILIEELKREKKYLIQPFIECKTKSGLTYDFRLHVQKNGLGEWEITLIYPRISGSKKLVSNISSGGYRGELDTFLLNEFGDWQFDIRRTLDHFAVSFSEHLDELYNKSFDELGIDVGLDQNKKLWIFEVNWRPGSKHREFEVAKRLIPYALFLTNRKDD, from the coding sequence ATGACTCTAATCGGAATGCTACATTATCGGCTAGATCCAATACATGTAAGGAAGGCTTTTGCTTGTGCAGCGGCAGCGAAAATGGAGGGTGTTCAATTTATTTATTTTTCCTATGGTGCTGTAGATTTTGAGAATAGAAGCATTAAAGGCTGGGAATATGCAGATGGAAAATGGCTACAAAATGATTATCCTTTTCCTGATGTAATCATCAATATAAGTGGACCAAAGACAGATTATCAATCAAAAGTACGAAAGCAGTTAAAAGACATGATCCCCTTTACGAGTCACCCGGTCGGGAACAAAATGAAAGTCTATAGAAAGGTAAAGAAAGGAGAAACATTCGCAGAATATTTAATTCCATCCTTTAAGCTAAAATCACTAGAAAAAGTAAAAGAAAAAGTAACTGAATACGAAAAAATTGTGATAAAGCCCTACTCTGGTAATAAGGGCAAAAAGGTTATGTTTCTAGAAAGTTCGCAAAGCAATGAATACGTACTAACAACAGGTGAAGAAAAAAAGACACTTAATGAGGAAGAAGTAGAGATATTAATAGAAGAATTGAAGAGGGAAAAGAAATACCTCATTCAGCCCTTTATTGAGTGTAAGACGAAATCAGGTTTAACCTACGATTTTAGATTACACGTTCAGAAAAATGGTTTAGGTGAATGGGAGATTACGTTAATTTATCCTCGCATTAGTGGCAGTAAAAAACTAGTTAGTAATATTAGTAGTGGAGGATACAGGGGAGAATTAGATACATTTTTACTTAATGAATTTGGTGACTGGCAGTTTGATATTAGGAGGACGTTGGACCACTTTGCTGTATCATTTTCCGAACACTTAGATGAACTGTATAACAAATCATTCGATGAACTTGGAATCGATGTAGGACTGGATCAAAACAAGAAGCTCTGGATTTTTGAAGTGAATTGGAGACCAGGATCGAAACATCGTGAATTTGAGGTTGCAAAACGTTTGATTCCTTATGCGTTATTTTTAACAAATAGGAAAGACGACTAA
- a CDS encoding UDP-N-acetylmuramoyl-tripeptide--D-alanyl-D-alanine ligase, whose amino-acid sequence MKTLQLQEVVSKMGGMIISGPSNPSIKHVNRKHNSYYWRSHTMFFHVQENKDLYIQSGMKSIVVITRRPEKIRNAGSHVTIVKVRSVKRAYWRFISYYRSLFTIPFISVTGTCGKTTTKEMIGWILKVDHNVNKTNKSLNATAMNLQYLLNVDDHTDVTVIEAAVASVGHMNTSCRYFRPQIGVLTSIGVDHLNGFPSFEAYAREKAKIFLYVGNRGKVVVNGDDENIRKLDLSWYKGKLIWYGKTRKAQFQIKKMKYGMNGMDFVLKHEGKEYQLFVPGYGEHNVYNAVAAIAVAYELGVSVQESGRRLQSFKHVERHSEVISGVNGSTIIDDTWSTNPTSIKSALEVLTNISKNKRKIAVIGDIKWLAQQSRNVHLSVGEMVAKSGIHTLITIGKDAKLIGKRAIEVGFDRKQVYMFDSPEEAQHTLSKLIDSDTVVLVKTSMKQSFGSFMEKLKG is encoded by the coding sequence TTGAAGACATTGCAGCTGCAAGAAGTTGTAAGTAAGATGGGTGGAATGATTATAAGTGGTCCATCTAATCCATCTATTAAACATGTAAACAGGAAACATAATAGTTATTATTGGAGAAGCCATACAATGTTTTTTCATGTTCAAGAAAATAAGGACTTGTACATTCAATCTGGAATGAAATCAATTGTTGTGATAACAAGAAGACCTGAAAAAATTCGAAATGCAGGTTCACATGTAACCATTGTTAAAGTAAGAAGTGTGAAAAGAGCTTATTGGAGATTTATTAGCTATTATAGAAGCTTATTTACGATTCCTTTTATTTCTGTGACAGGAACGTGCGGGAAAACGACAACAAAAGAAATGATTGGCTGGATTTTGAAGGTTGACCACAATGTAAATAAAACGAATAAAAGCTTGAACGCAACAGCTATGAACTTACAGTATTTATTAAATGTTGACGACCATACAGATGTAACGGTAATTGAAGCAGCCGTCGCGAGTGTTGGCCATATGAACACTTCGTGCCGTTATTTTAGACCTCAAATCGGTGTATTAACTTCAATTGGTGTAGACCACTTGAATGGCTTCCCTTCATTCGAAGCATATGCACGAGAAAAGGCGAAAATTTTCTTATATGTTGGAAATAGAGGCAAAGTTGTTGTAAATGGTGACGATGAAAATATTCGTAAACTCGATCTTTCTTGGTACAAAGGAAAATTGATTTGGTACGGAAAAACACGAAAAGCACAATTCCAAATTAAAAAAATGAAATATGGAATGAATGGGATGGATTTCGTACTTAAACATGAAGGTAAGGAATATCAATTGTTTGTTCCGGGTTATGGCGAACATAATGTATATAATGCTGTTGCAGCCATCGCAGTAGCATATGAGTTAGGAGTTAGCGTTCAAGAATCAGGAAGACGTCTGCAGTCGTTTAAACATGTGGAGCGACATAGCGAGGTAATCTCAGGAGTAAATGGTTCGACCATCATTGATGATACATGGAGTACGAATCCGACTTCTATTAAATCAGCTTTAGAGGTTTTAACAAACATCTCAAAGAATAAGAGAAAGATCGCAGTGATTGGTGACATTAAATGGTTAGCACAACAATCTAGAAATGTTCACTTATCTGTTGGAGAAATGGTTGCTAAAAGTGGAATTCACACTTTAATAACGATTGGAAAAGACGCGAAGCTCATCGGAAAGCGTGCAATTGAAGTAGGATTTGACCGGAAACAAGTATATATGTTTGATTCACCTGAAGAAGCACAACACACATTAAGTAAATTAATAGACAGCGATACGGTCGTACTTGTAAAAACATCTATGAAACAATCATTTGGATCTTTTATGGAAAAGTTAAAAGGATAA
- a CDS encoding bifunctional 5,10-methylene-tetrahydrofolate dehydrogenase/5,10-methylene-tetrahydrofolate cyclohydrolase (catalyzes the formation of 5,10-methenyltetrahydrofolate from 5,10-methylenetetrahydrofolate and subsequent formation of 10-formyltetrahydrofolate from 5,10-methenyltetrahydrofolate) translates to MDTKILNGLVVADAIKESLKERVQKLKHDDITPCLATILVGNDPSSATYVKMKGNACEKLGIHSKRIHLSEETTTEELIACIEELNNDPEVDGILLQHPVPAHIDERAAFEKISINKDVDGVTSHGFGKLSFGFEQFPCCTPAAIMAIIDYYHISLEGKHAVVIGRSPILGKPVSMLLLNRNATVTVCHSKTENLPQYVKQADIIIAAVGKPNFVQGDWVKEGAVILDAGYNEGNIGDVDYKACFEISSAITPVPGGVGPVTISMLLKHTVESAEDRAEKSLKIKN, encoded by the coding sequence ATGGATACGAAGATTTTAAATGGATTAGTAGTGGCAGATGCAATTAAGGAATCATTAAAAGAACGAGTGCAAAAGCTGAAACATGATGATATTACTCCTTGTTTAGCAACGATTTTAGTTGGAAACGATCCTTCTTCAGCGACCTATGTAAAAATGAAAGGAAATGCTTGTGAAAAGTTAGGGATTCACTCTAAGCGAATTCATTTGTCAGAGGAAACAACAACCGAAGAACTGATTGCATGTATCGAAGAATTGAACAACGATCCAGAAGTAGACGGTATTCTCCTGCAACATCCGGTACCTGCACATATCGATGAAAGAGCTGCGTTTGAGAAGATTTCAATCAATAAAGATGTAGACGGAGTAACGAGTCATGGATTTGGTAAGTTGTCGTTCGGCTTTGAACAATTCCCATGCTGTACACCTGCTGCGATTATGGCCATCATTGATTACTATCACATTTCATTAGAGGGTAAGCATGCAGTGGTAATTGGCAGAAGTCCAATCCTAGGTAAACCTGTATCCATGCTCCTATTAAATCGAAATGCAACCGTGACTGTATGTCATTCTAAAACGGAAAACTTACCTCAATATGTTAAGCAGGCAGATATTATTATCGCAGCTGTCGGAAAGCCAAATTTTGTCCAAGGTGATTGGGTGAAGGAAGGTGCTGTGATCTTAGATGCCGGTTATAACGAAGGAAATATCGGGGATGTTGATTATAAAGCTTGTTTTGAAATATCAAGTGCCATTACTCCAGTCCCGGGCGGAGTAGGGCCTGTTACGATCTCTATGCTTCTTAAACATACGGTTGAGTCAGCTGAAGATAGAGCTGAAAAGTCCCTAAAGATTAAAAACTAA
- a CDS encoding vanadium-dependent haloperoxidase: MSYEKWSELPYAGERTPPRNAEEPSAKSWPMMYLHRDDDGSYVNAAGKKITLAIKDPNEINWDQQLNKVLNAQDHLTEENKMLAKYWGTGVPTKQITPMMDILIDTYGVTAARAARMLAVMHAALNDAFVVTWDLKYEWDVARPNQLNQELETLLCTPRHPTYPSGHAVIAGCSEAIMSYFFPAERHKIKRLAEDCADSRLYALVHFPVDNSEGLRLGRQIGDMVIKHIKKQKDENLRPIDKPYTRSKRAKILPDLNTQAIPFDFPSTCSSLVREEEEQ; encoded by the coding sequence ATGTCTTATGAAAAATGGTCAGAACTACCATATGCTGGTGAGCGAACTCCACCACGAAATGCTGAAGAACCATCAGCCAAAAGTTGGCCCATGATGTATTTACATCGTGATGATGATGGCTCATATGTTAATGCAGCAGGGAAAAAAATAACACTTGCAATAAAAGATCCAAATGAAATCAATTGGGATCAACAATTAAATAAAGTACTAAATGCACAGGATCATCTAACTGAAGAAAATAAAATGCTGGCTAAGTATTGGGGAACAGGTGTCCCAACGAAACAAATAACTCCGATGATGGATATTTTAATTGATACGTATGGTGTAACAGCAGCACGTGCAGCTCGGATGTTAGCAGTTATGCATGCAGCATTAAATGATGCTTTTGTTGTAACATGGGACTTAAAATATGAATGGGATGTGGCTAGACCAAATCAATTAAATCAGGAATTAGAAACTCTTTTATGTACACCAAGACACCCTACCTATCCATCAGGGCATGCAGTAATAGCCGGCTGCTCCGAAGCGATCATGAGTTATTTCTTCCCTGCAGAGCGTCATAAAATTAAGAGGTTAGCAGAAGACTGCGCGGATTCCAGGCTATATGCTCTCGTTCATTTTCCTGTTGATAATTCAGAGGGGCTGCGATTAGGTAGACAAATCGGGGATATGGTAATTAAGCATATTAAAAAACAAAAAGATGAAAACCTGCGTCCGATAGACAAACCTTATACGAGATCCAAACGCGCAAAAATTTTACCAGATTTGAACACACAAGCCATTCCTTTTGACTTTCCTTCCACTTGCTCCTCATTAGTTAGAGAAGAAGAAGAACAATAA
- a CDS encoding multicopper oxidase domain-containing protein, with protein MKRFFHVVAIEIRIVLNNFGDYNEHGMMYVLKENEEKVKELVRKNPFSPVELVQPLCIRANKGDSVEVLFENKIHYATGMHFQEADYDVLNSDGANVGFNPNTLADPGEKILYRFQVNHEGIYYFSDLGNPDSSDDGTNINGLFGCLFVQKRGSWWTDPETGGELRSGQYADVHHPFAPSFREYAFIFHDEMPTKDLTGNKPLDPMTNQERESTHAINYRYEPVQNRQKLIEEGVVCPDCEGEEVHHDSWVFGDPATPIYRGYRGDPAKFRLVHGGVKETHVFHYHAHTFFRDPLNTDSDVFDSISISPQSWHTIETLYGLGSLIGTYGDVIMHCHLYPHFGVGMWALNRIFDTLQDGSQCYPNGVPIKPLMPLPDRPCPPKPTKERPGFPNFIPGKVGCKAPRPPLGIVGGRGLTELEKNAAVPTARPGAVFTDPCIIEDNPVVQEFNVSLIELPIDYNRQGWNDPKGRMYVLDEDLDDILSGKKEPEPLVIHMNAGTCIAVNFTNRLPEVASGDAFQLVTRTYEASFHVHFVKFDVLVSDGANVGWNYDSSVLPGETIRYQYFADVELKAWFLHDHLFANYHQQHGVFGSGVVHARFSEVLDSKTGEEVESGTQVTVTHPLIPDYRDFVLMVQDFALLYDKDGCPIQPPDFPGSQDDPGVFGVNYRNEPLQFRLGEECDPAYSFSSFVHGDPVTPILNCYEGDSIRIRLLQGAHEESHSFNAHGLRWKKEQPDIETEFQAQEHIGLSESFTYEMDVPNSGDYLWTFETEEDLWNGCWGLIRAFDEEVDFLIPLPDRPKPKKRTKSLPVCTGKPPEKPKCVEIDAPESAPIKSFDIVAFHTPIQYSKWGEHDPYGIVFSLKEDMDDIICGRKNPEPLILRVNQGDVIKIHLTSCLDFDQFPFPDGIWPYPPVKEQAFYPPSVRISLHPQLVSYDVKSSAGETVGFNPDQTVGPGEDITYLWYADVPLGSCGLWDMADIRNHRSLGTFGTLIVEPRGTEILNPKTRKPAEITSSSVVLSQPFFPETREFVLVMYDGARLEDKEGCVIIDPVAGILGGVDPDELEDLVDTYDNGSRGFNYRTERLINRLRAHPVLEDLFSSKVHGDPSTPVFEAYPGDPVTIRLVNPSERRRAHTFHLHGHYWNTDDRDIFSQVKSIEDHIVLGFCRDLDLHYGAGSFFNYPGDYMYRSGNIRWDIEQGMWGIMRVHKNRQKHLAPLKNIRRLR; from the coding sequence ATGAAGCGTTTCTTTCATGTTGTAGCGATTGAAATACGCATTGTATTGAATAACTTTGGTGATTACAACGAGCATGGCATGATGTATGTATTAAAAGAAAATGAAGAAAAGGTAAAGGAGCTTGTTCGAAAAAATCCATTTAGTCCTGTAGAATTGGTTCAGCCACTTTGTATTAGAGCAAATAAAGGTGATAGTGTAGAAGTTTTGTTTGAAAACAAAATCCATTATGCTACGGGAATGCACTTTCAAGAAGCGGATTATGATGTGTTAAATTCCGATGGGGCGAATGTTGGGTTTAATCCGAATACACTCGCTGATCCAGGTGAAAAAATTTTATACCGTTTTCAAGTTAATCATGAGGGAATTTACTATTTCTCTGATTTAGGGAATCCAGATAGCAGTGACGACGGGACAAATATTAACGGATTATTTGGCTGTTTGTTTGTTCAAAAACGTGGGTCATGGTGGACAGATCCTGAAACAGGTGGGGAATTACGTAGTGGCCAATATGCTGATGTGCATCATCCGTTTGCTCCATCATTTCGTGAATATGCGTTTATTTTTCATGATGAAATGCCAACGAAGGATTTGACAGGAAATAAACCGCTTGATCCAATGACAAATCAAGAAAGAGAATCCACACATGCCATTAACTATCGATATGAGCCTGTACAAAACAGACAAAAGTTAATTGAAGAAGGAGTCGTCTGTCCGGATTGTGAAGGCGAAGAAGTACATCATGATTCGTGGGTGTTTGGAGATCCGGCAACACCGATTTATCGTGGCTATAGAGGAGATCCTGCTAAATTTCGTCTTGTTCATGGTGGTGTAAAGGAAACACATGTTTTTCATTATCATGCCCATACCTTCTTTAGAGATCCGCTCAATACAGACTCTGATGTTTTTGACTCGATTTCGATCAGTCCTCAATCATGGCATACCATTGAGACGTTGTATGGTTTAGGTTCATTGATTGGTACCTATGGTGACGTGATTATGCATTGTCATTTGTATCCTCACTTTGGGGTAGGAATGTGGGCACTCAACCGTATTTTTGATACATTACAGGATGGTAGCCAGTGTTATCCAAACGGCGTACCTATCAAACCGTTGATGCCGTTGCCGGACCGGCCTTGTCCTCCGAAGCCGACGAAAGAAAGACCAGGTTTTCCTAACTTCATACCAGGAAAAGTTGGCTGTAAGGCTCCGCGTCCACCTCTTGGAATTGTAGGAGGACGAGGATTAACAGAGCTTGAGAAAAATGCTGCCGTACCAACAGCAAGACCGGGAGCTGTGTTTACAGATCCTTGTATTATTGAAGACAATCCAGTTGTACAGGAGTTTAATGTATCGTTAATTGAACTGCCGATTGATTATAATCGTCAAGGCTGGAACGACCCTAAGGGAAGAATGTATGTATTGGATGAAGACTTAGATGATATACTGTCTGGCAAAAAAGAACCTGAACCTTTAGTTATTCATATGAATGCAGGTACATGTATAGCTGTTAACTTTACAAATCGACTTCCCGAAGTTGCGAGCGGTGATGCATTTCAACTTGTAACACGCACGTATGAAGCTTCTTTTCATGTTCACTTTGTGAAATTTGATGTATTAGTGAGTGATGGGGCGAATGTAGGATGGAATTATGATTCGAGTGTGTTGCCGGGTGAAACCATTAGATATCAATATTTTGCTGATGTTGAATTAAAGGCATGGTTTTTACATGACCACTTATTCGCAAATTATCATCAGCAGCATGGAGTTTTTGGTTCCGGAGTTGTTCATGCAAGGTTTTCAGAAGTTTTGGATTCTAAGACAGGTGAGGAAGTGGAGTCAGGTACACAAGTTACTGTCACTCATCCGTTAATTCCAGACTATCGTGACTTTGTTTTAATGGTTCAGGATTTTGCATTACTGTACGATAAAGATGGATGCCCAATTCAACCTCCAGATTTTCCAGGTTCACAAGATGACCCAGGCGTATTTGGTGTAAACTATCGAAACGAACCGTTACAATTTCGGTTAGGAGAAGAGTGTGATCCAGCTTATTCCTTCAGTTCATTTGTTCATGGTGACCCTGTTACTCCAATTTTAAATTGTTACGAGGGAGATTCAATTCGAATTAGATTGCTTCAAGGAGCACACGAAGAATCACATAGTTTTAATGCTCATGGCTTAAGATGGAAGAAAGAACAACCGGATATTGAAACTGAATTTCAGGCACAAGAGCATATAGGACTTTCTGAGTCATTTACTTATGAGATGGACGTTCCCAATAGTGGAGATTATTTATGGACATTTGAAACAGAGGAAGATTTATGGAATGGGTGCTGGGGACTTATACGGGCATTTGATGAAGAAGTTGATTTTCTCATACCTCTTCCAGACCGTCCAAAACCGAAGAAGCGAACGAAATCACTACCAGTTTGTACTGGAAAACCACCAGAAAAACCTAAATGTGTTGAGATAGATGCACCGGAAAGCGCTCCTATAAAAAGCTTTGATATCGTTGCCTTTCATACACCCATTCAATATAGCAAATGGGGAGAGCATGATCCATACGGTATCGTCTTTTCGTTGAAAGAAGATATGGACGATATCATTTGTGGGAGAAAGAATCCAGAACCACTTATTCTCCGGGTCAATCAAGGAGATGTTATTAAAATCCATTTAACAAGCTGTTTAGATTTTGACCAGTTCCCATTTCCAGATGGAATTTGGCCATATCCACCTGTGAAAGAACAAGCCTTCTATCCACCATCAGTTCGGATTTCGTTACATCCCCAGCTTGTCTCTTATGATGTGAAGTCATCAGCAGGCGAGACAGTTGGTTTCAATCCGGATCAAACAGTTGGACCGGGAGAAGATATCACGTATTTATGGTATGCAGATGTTCCTCTCGGTTCATGTGGGTTATGGGATATGGCAGATATTCGAAATCACCGTTCACTTGGTACGTTCGGTACATTAATTGTTGAGCCTAGGGGTACAGAAATACTGAATCCGAAAACGAGGAAGCCAGCTGAAATTACAAGTTCTTCTGTTGTCTTGAGTCAGCCTTTCTTTCCGGAAACAAGAGAGTTCGTTTTAGTGATGTATGATGGTGCTAGATTAGAAGATAAAGAGGGATGTGTCATTATTGATCCTGTAGCCGGAATCCTTGGCGGTGTAGATCCAGATGAGCTGGAAGACCTTGTTGATACGTATGATAACGGCTCAAGGGGCTTCAATTATCGAACAGAACGATTGATAAACCGTTTACGCGCTCATCCTGTTTTAGAGGATTTATTCAGCTCAAAGGTTCATGGAGATCCTTCTACTCCTGTATTTGAAGCCTACCCGGGAGATCCGGTTACGATTAGACTTGTAAATCCATCGGAACGAAGACGTGCACACACGTTCCATCTGCATGGACACTATTGGAATACAGATGATCGTGATATTTTCTCACAAGTTAAATCTATTGAAGACCATATTGTATTAGGCTTTTGCAGAGATTTGGACCTTCATTACGGTGCAGGAAGTTTCTTTAACTATCCAGGTGATTATATGTATCGTTCCGGTAACATTCGCTGGGATATCGAACAAGGTATGTGGGGAATTATGCGTGTTCATAAAAATAGGCAAAAGCACTTGGCTCCTTTGAAAAATATAAGGAGATTACGATGA
- a CDS encoding SCO family protein yields the protein MRKVVFTVLLVLLIAGLAYMVFLFIHSPKLPYLDKVENFSLEEVHGTSYTLENDKVKLISFFYTNCPDICPLTMMDFKILQERLKEEEIFGEEVELIAISIDPEHDQPHVIKNYARSFDADIEGWKWLRGSNEQTKVIASKLQMQYKKLEGDFFSHSTTMYLLDKDNNVRALYDMANSNKPIKKDEIVDDIKYLTK from the coding sequence ATGAGAAAAGTTGTCTTTACGGTTCTACTAGTTTTGCTAATTGCCGGGCTTGCCTATATGGTTTTTCTATTCATTCACAGTCCAAAGCTTCCATACTTGGATAAGGTAGAAAATTTTTCGCTAGAGGAAGTGCATGGAACATCATATACACTAGAGAATGATAAAGTAAAGTTAATTAGTTTTTTCTATACGAACTGCCCTGATATTTGTCCTTTAACGATGATGGACTTTAAGATTCTTCAGGAACGCTTAAAAGAGGAAGAGATATTTGGAGAAGAAGTTGAACTGATCGCGATATCAATTGATCCTGAACATGATCAGCCTCATGTAATAAAGAACTATGCACGTTCCTTTGATGCAGATATAGAAGGCTGGAAGTGGCTAAGAGGATCGAATGAACAAACAAAAGTAATTGCAAGTAAACTCCAAATGCAATATAAAAAGCTTGAAGGAGATTTCTTTTCTCATTCCACAACCATGTATCTGCTCGATAAAGATAATAACGTACGCGCACTTTATGATATGGCCAATTCTAATAAGCCTATTAAAAAGGATGAAATCGTTGATGATATCAAGTATTTAACGAAGTAA